In a genomic window of Gossypium arboreum isolate Shixiya-1 chromosome 7, ASM2569848v2, whole genome shotgun sequence:
- the LOC108489117 gene encoding uncharacterized protein LOC108489117: MYADRVEEGAGKRSVKERLNGNSAGNFIPRRQIAGKRQRQDDKWEHDLYQEDGPNVSNRKVDPRDLRLKLRRKSLQNVSQSGRGTLSGVRDLREKLSGTMNAQPINADPPKQKVKAAQPARKSVAVETPEPDPRRAANTPARKKAKQSADTSVEGFLQSLGLEKYAITFQAEEVDMTALVHMTDGDLKALGIPMGPRKKIILELESRA, from the exons ATGTACGCTGATCGGGTGGAGGAGGGTGCTGGGAAAAGGTCGGTGAAGGAGAGACTTAATGGCAATTCCGCCGGTAATTTCATTCCTCGGCGTCAAATCGCTGGCAAGAG ACAGAGGCAAGATGACAAGTGGGAACATGATCTTTACCAAGAAGATGGACCTAATGTTTCAA ATCGTAAAGTTGATCCTCGAGATCTTCGTTTGAAGTTGCGAAGGAAAAGTCTCCAAAATGTGTCTCAAAGTGGAAGGGGAACTCTCTCAGGTGTTCGTGATCTTCGTGAAAAATTATCTGGAACAATGAATGCACAGCCAATAAATGCTGATCCGCCAAAACAAAAAGTGAAGGCTGCCCAACCAGCCAGGAAAAGTGTAGCGGTTGAAACTCCTGAACCAGATCCCAGGAGGGCTGCAAATACTCCAGCAAGAAAGAAGGCTAAGCAAAGC GCTGATACATCCGTGGAGGGCTTCCTCCAGTCCTTGGGTCTTGAAAAATATGCAATCACCTTTCAAGCTGAGGAA GTTGATATGACTGCACTTGTACACATGACAGATGGGGATCTAAAAGCTTTAGGCATACCAATG GGCCCAAGAAAGAAGATAATTCTGGAATTGGAATCAAGAGCCTGA
- the LOC108485055 gene encoding uncharacterized protein LOC108485055 isoform X1 → MQHQQAEVPAMEVNMNLLGKLESLGFPRARAVRGLHHTGNTTVEDAVNWLIDHENDADIDQMPLVVINLDIETPQPNDITEAIKLKEQELRDRVRMKNRDEEKKLEREREKERIRAGKALLEAKRIAEENERQRLLALRKAEKEEEKRAREKVLKKLDLDKLERKRALGLPLENRAANPPLPSIQEEKSSLPVKSVSKADHMRECLRSLKLAYKDDNAKVKKAFQTLLIYVGNVARSPDEEKFRKIRLSNPKFQERVGSLKGGIKFLELCGFERSEGDEFLVFPRDKVDVQSLNTAGSLLKSALTNPYFGLLEKMKED, encoded by the exons ATGCAACACCAACAAG CAGAAGTTCCGGCCATGGAAGTAAATATGAACTTGTTGGGGAAACTTGAATCGTTGGGGTTCCCACGGGCCAGAGCAGTTCGAGGACTTCATCATACAG GGAATACTACAGTTGAGGATGCTGTAAATTGGCTCATTGATCATGAGAATGATGCAGACATTGACCAAATGCCCTTG GTGGTAATAAACTTGGATATAGAGACCCCTCAGCCAAATGATATCACAGAAGCAATAAAACTCAAAGAACAGGAACTAAG GGATCGAGTTCGCATGAAGAACCGGGACGAAGAAAAGAAACTCGAACGAGAAAGGGAGAAG GAAAGAATTCGAGCAGGCAAAGCACTACTTGAAGCAAAGAGAATTGCAGAAGAAAATGAACGACAACG CCTTTTAGCCTTACGAAAAGCCGAGAAGGAGGAAGAGAAAAGAGCAAGGGAAAAAGTGCTtaagaaattagatttggataAG TTAGAGCGAAAGCGAGCACTTGGATTGCCACTTGAAAACCGAGCAGCGAATCCGCCTCTACCTAGTATACAAGAAGAAAAG AGTTCCTTGCCTGTTAAGTCTGTTTCAAAGGCTGACCATATGAGAGAATGTCTAAGATCTCTGAAGCTGGCTTACAAG GATGACAATGCTAAAGTTAAGAAAGCATTCCAAACACTGCTGATTTACGTCGGAAACGTCGCGAGGAGTCCGGATGAAGAAAAGTTCAGGAAGATCCGACTTAGTAACCCGAAATTCCAG GAAAGAGTTGGGAGCTTGAAAGGAGGGATCAAGTTTCTCGAGCTTTGCGGATTCGAGAGAAGTGAAGGGGACGAGTTCTTGGTTTTCCCTCGTGACAAAGTCGATGTGCAATCGCTTAACACGGCTGGTTCTTTGTTAAAATCTGCATTGACAAATCCATACTTCGGTCTTCTTGAAAAGATGAAAGAAGATTAG
- the LOC108485055 gene encoding uncharacterized protein LOC108485055 isoform X2: protein MQHQQEVPAMEVNMNLLGKLESLGFPRARAVRGLHHTGNTTVEDAVNWLIDHENDADIDQMPLVVINLDIETPQPNDITEAIKLKEQELRDRVRMKNRDEEKKLEREREKERIRAGKALLEAKRIAEENERQRLLALRKAEKEEEKRAREKVLKKLDLDKLERKRALGLPLENRAANPPLPSIQEEKSSLPVKSVSKADHMRECLRSLKLAYKDDNAKVKKAFQTLLIYVGNVARSPDEEKFRKIRLSNPKFQERVGSLKGGIKFLELCGFERSEGDEFLVFPRDKVDVQSLNTAGSLLKSALTNPYFGLLEKMKED from the exons ATGCAACACCAACAAG AAGTTCCGGCCATGGAAGTAAATATGAACTTGTTGGGGAAACTTGAATCGTTGGGGTTCCCACGGGCCAGAGCAGTTCGAGGACTTCATCATACAG GGAATACTACAGTTGAGGATGCTGTAAATTGGCTCATTGATCATGAGAATGATGCAGACATTGACCAAATGCCCTTG GTGGTAATAAACTTGGATATAGAGACCCCTCAGCCAAATGATATCACAGAAGCAATAAAACTCAAAGAACAGGAACTAAG GGATCGAGTTCGCATGAAGAACCGGGACGAAGAAAAGAAACTCGAACGAGAAAGGGAGAAG GAAAGAATTCGAGCAGGCAAAGCACTACTTGAAGCAAAGAGAATTGCAGAAGAAAATGAACGACAACG CCTTTTAGCCTTACGAAAAGCCGAGAAGGAGGAAGAGAAAAGAGCAAGGGAAAAAGTGCTtaagaaattagatttggataAG TTAGAGCGAAAGCGAGCACTTGGATTGCCACTTGAAAACCGAGCAGCGAATCCGCCTCTACCTAGTATACAAGAAGAAAAG AGTTCCTTGCCTGTTAAGTCTGTTTCAAAGGCTGACCATATGAGAGAATGTCTAAGATCTCTGAAGCTGGCTTACAAG GATGACAATGCTAAAGTTAAGAAAGCATTCCAAACACTGCTGATTTACGTCGGAAACGTCGCGAGGAGTCCGGATGAAGAAAAGTTCAGGAAGATCCGACTTAGTAACCCGAAATTCCAG GAAAGAGTTGGGAGCTTGAAAGGAGGGATCAAGTTTCTCGAGCTTTGCGGATTCGAGAGAAGTGAAGGGGACGAGTTCTTGGTTTTCCCTCGTGACAAAGTCGATGTGCAATCGCTTAACACGGCTGGTTCTTTGTTAAAATCTGCATTGACAAATCCATACTTCGGTCTTCTTGAAAAGATGAAAGAAGATTAG
- the LOC108489919 gene encoding uncharacterized protein LOC108489919 yields the protein MYADRVEEDAGKRSVKERLNGNPSGNFIPRRQIAGKRQRQDDKWEHDLYQEDGPNVSNRKVDARDLRLKLQRKSLQNVSQSGRGTLSGVRDLREKLSGTMNAQPINADPPKQKVKVAQPARKSVAVETPEPEPSRAANTPARKKAKQSADTSVEGFLQSLGLEKYAITFQAEEVDMTALVHMTDGDLKALGIPMGPRKKIILELESRS from the exons ATGTACGCTGATCGGGTGGAGGAGGATGCTGGGAAAAGGTCGGTGAAGGAGAGACTCAATGGCAATCCCTCCGGTAACTTCATTCCTCGGCGTCAAATAGCTGGCAAAAG ACAGAGGCAAGATGACAAGTGGGAACATGATCTTTACCAAGAAGATGGACCTAATGTTTCAA ATCGTAAAGTCGATGCTCGAGATCTTCGGTTGAAGTTGCAAAGGAAAAGTCTGCAAAATGTGTCTCAAAGTGGAAGGGGAACTCTCTCAGGTGTCCGTGATCTTCGGGAAAAGTTATCTGGAACAATGAATGCACAGCCAATAAATGCTGATCCGCCAAAACAAAAAGTGAAGGTTGCCCAACCAGCCAGGAAAAGTGTAGCGGTTGAAACTCCTGAACCAGAGCCTAGTAGAGCTGCAAATACTCCAGCAAGAAAGAAGGCTAAGCAAAGC GCTGATACATCCGTGGAGGGCTTCCTCCAGTCCTTGGGTCTTGAAAAATATGCAATCACTTTTCAAGCTGAGGAA GTTGATATGACTGCACTTGTACACATGACAGATGGGGATCTAAAAGCTTTAGGCATACCAATG